Part of the Streptomyces sp. WMMC500 genome is shown below.
CAGTTCCAGCCGCCGCGGGCGCGCGGCGCGGTCCCCGATGCCGTCCTCCCAGCGGTACGGGGAGGTGAAGTTGCCGCCGGGCCAGCGGACGTGGGGGATGCCCAGCTCGCGGCAGAGGGCGAGCACGTCCTCGCGGAAGCCGGCCCGCACGCCGGGACCCGGTGCGGACAGCGGCGAGTCTTCGTCGAAGACGCCGCCCTCGATGTTGCCGAAGAACGCCGACTCCAGGAAGTGGCCGTAGATGTCGCGCTCGATGCGGCCGGCGGGGTGCCGGGTGTCGATCCCGATCACCGCCTGCACGGCCACCGCGGCGCCTTCCTCGCGGCCGGTGGTCACGACTTCACCGCCCCCGCGACGCCGTCGATGAAGTGCCGCTGCAGCAGGATGAAGACGATCACGACGGGGAGCAGGGAGATGGTGCCCGCCGCGGCGAGTCCCGGCCAGTCGATGGAGTTCTCGCTGCGGAACGCCAGCATGCCGACCGAGAGGGTGCGCAGCTCGGGACGGCTGAGGGTGAAGACCAGCGGCAGGAAGAAGTTGCTCCACGCGAACAGGAAGGTCATGACCGCCACAGTGGCGGTGACCGGGCGCGCGATGGGCAGCATGACCTTGGTGAACGTGCGCACGAATCCGGCGCCGTCGAGCATGGCGGCCTCCTCCAGCTCGCGGGGCACGGACCTGAAGTAGCCCGCGTACAGCAGCACGCCGGCCACCTGGCCGGTGCCGCTGAGGGCGAGGATCAGCCCCCACCGGGAGTTGAGCAGTCCCAGGGAGTCGCTGAGTTCGGTGACGGGGATGACCGTCAGGCCCACCGGCACGAAGAGGGTGGCGACCAGCAGGACGACGAAGATGCGCTTGCCGGGGAAGTTGTACCGTGCGATCACGTAGCCCGCCATGGCGCAGCGCGCCACCACGAGGACCACCGTTCCCGCGGTGACGAGGAAGCTGTTGAGCAGGTAGTCGGAGAACCCGCCGACGTCCCACGCCCGTTCGTAGCTGTCCAGGCTCCAGCGGTCGGGGATCAGGGAGAGCCCTCCGGAGAACACCTCGGCCTGGTCCTTGAAGGACACCGAGACCACCCAGAGCAGCGGGTAGATCCAGGCCACGCAGATCACGGCGATGATCGCGACCTGTACCCAGAGCAGGACGCGGCGGCGGGTCCGGGCGGACGCGCTCCGGCGCTCGCGGCGGTGAGGGCGGCGGGGGAGGAGGCTGAGGCGGCGGCCGGCCGGGCGCGCCGCCGGACGGTTCGCGGAGTGGCTCATGCTTCCTTCCTCCCGTTGCGGCGGGCCAGCCGGACACCGAGCACCTGCACCGCCGCCAGGACCACGGTGACCGCGCCGAAGAGCACCGCGACGGCGGAGGCGTAGCCGAGCCGCGGCGTGGTGGAGGCGTAGGCGAGCCGGTAGATGTAGACCTCGACGACCTCGGTGGAGAAGAACGGGCCGCCGTTGGTCAGGGTGAGCACCAGGTCGAAGACCTGGAGCGTCTCCACCGCGCTCAGCAGCGTGATGATGACGAGGAAGGGCTTCAGCACCGGCAGCGTGACGTGGCGGAAGCGCTGCCACGGCCCCGCGCCGTCGACCTCCGCGGCCTCCAGCAGTTCTCTGGGCACGGTCTGCAGGGCGGCGAGCCAGTAGACCAGGGTGATGCCGAACCACTTCCAGACGTGCACGCCCATCGCCGTCCACGGCGCGAGGCCGGCGTCGCCGAGGAAGTTCACCGGGGTGTCGACGATGCCCAGCGACAGCAGCACGTGGTTGACCGGGCCGCCGACGGGGTCCAGCACGAAGCCGAGCACGATGCCGACGATGGCGGTGGTCGTCACCACCGGCAGGAACAGCGCGGTGCGGAAGAGCCTGGCGAACGGCAGCTTGGGGTTGTTCAGTACGAGGGCAGCGCCGAGCGCGAGGCCGACCCGCACCGGTACCGACACCAGCATGAACAGCAGGGTGATCCACAGGGCGTTCCAGAAGAACGGGTCGGAGAACGCCTCGGCGTAGTTGGCGCCGCCCACGAACTCGCCGTCAGCGGTCAGCCCGTCCCAGTCCAGCAGCGAATACCAGACGCTGGCGGCGATCGGCCAGAGCGTGTACATCCCGTACAGCACGATCGTGGGGAGCAGGAATGCGTAGACCCACTTGTTGCGCCGGATGCGCGTGCCGACGGAATGGTCGCCGTGCGGGTCCGGCCGCCGAGGCGCCCGGGTGGTGGTGGCGCGCGGCGTGCGCGCCGGCTTGGTGAGGCTCACTCGTCGCCCTCCTCGCCGGGTACGTAGTCGTGCCCTCGCCGCCAGTCCGGGAACACCCAGTCGTCGGGGGAGGCGTCGAGGCCGTCGGTGCGGGAGAGCCGGATGGCGCGGTCCCGCTCGGCGCTCATGTCGCTCCGGTACGTGCGCAGCGCCGCGGCCGGGTCGTCGAGCGCGCCGACCAGCACTCCCTGGACGATCTGGCCCAGGTCCGGTGTGACCGGCCG
Proteins encoded:
- a CDS encoding carbohydrate ABC transporter permease; translation: MSHSANRPAARPAGRRLSLLPRRPHRRERRSASARTRRRVLLWVQVAIIAVICVAWIYPLLWVVSVSFKDQAEVFSGGLSLIPDRWSLDSYERAWDVGGFSDYLLNSFLVTAGTVVLVVARCAMAGYVIARYNFPGKRIFVVLLVATLFVPVGLTVIPVTELSDSLGLLNSRWGLILALSGTGQVAGVLLYAGYFRSVPRELEEAAMLDGAGFVRTFTKVMLPIARPVTATVAVMTFLFAWSNFFLPLVFTLSRPELRTLSVGMLAFRSENSIDWPGLAAAGTISLLPVVIVFILLQRHFIDGVAGAVKS
- a CDS encoding sugar ABC transporter permease; its protein translation is MSLTKPARTPRATTTRAPRRPDPHGDHSVGTRIRRNKWVYAFLLPTIVLYGMYTLWPIAASVWYSLLDWDGLTADGEFVGGANYAEAFSDPFFWNALWITLLFMLVSVPVRVGLALGAALVLNNPKLPFARLFRTALFLPVVTTTAIVGIVLGFVLDPVGGPVNHVLLSLGIVDTPVNFLGDAGLAPWTAMGVHVWKWFGITLVYWLAALQTVPRELLEAAEVDGAGPWQRFRHVTLPVLKPFLVIITLLSAVETLQVFDLVLTLTNGGPFFSTEVVEVYIYRLAYASTTPRLGYASAVAVLFGAVTVVLAAVQVLGVRLARRNGRKEA